Proteins from a genomic interval of Harpia harpyja isolate bHarHar1 chromosome 9, bHarHar1 primary haplotype, whole genome shotgun sequence:
- the MLLT11 gene encoding protein AF1q produces MLDTISSQYDSFIYWRMPIPRLDVAELEGLGISDVALYKPKGGLGKLTGEQDQVSRDISKEEDSLLQFNSFNFWRAPIASISSLDFDLI; encoded by the coding sequence ATGCTGGACACCATCAGCAGCCAGTACGATTCCTTCATCTACTGGAGGATGCCAATCCCACGGCTGGACGTGGCggagctggaggggctggggatTAGTGACGTGGCCCTCTACAAACCCAAAGGAGGGCTGGGCAAGCTCACTGGCGAGCAGGATCAGGTCAGCCGGGACATCTCCAAAGAAGAGGACAGTCTGCTGCAGTTCAACAGCTTTAATTTCTGGAGAGCTCCTATTGCCAGCATTAGCTCGTTAGATTTCGATCTAATTTGA